A window from Megalops cyprinoides isolate fMegCyp1 chromosome 8, fMegCyp1.pri, whole genome shotgun sequence encodes these proteins:
- the LOC118781733 gene encoding transducin-like enhancer protein 3-B isoform X1: protein MYPQGRHPAPHQPGQPGFKFTVAESCDRIKDEFQFLQAQYHSLKVEYDKLANEKTEMQRHYVMYYEMSYGLNIEMHKQTEIAKRLNAILAQIMPFLSQEHQQQVAQAVERAKQVTMTELNAIIGVRGLPNLPLTQQQLQAQHLSHAAHGPPVQLPPHPSGLQPPGMPPVTGSGSGLLALGALGSQAHLPVKDEKNHHELEHRERESSTNNSVSPPDSLRAANEKHRSSSDYSLDSKKRKLEEKDSMSRYDSDGDKSDDLVVDVSNEDPATPRVSPAHSPPENGLDKSRPVKKDAPNSPASVASSGSTPSSKTKEHVHNDKSTTPGLKSNTPTPRNDAPTPGTSTTPGLRPILGKPPGMEALAPALRTPLSIAGSYAAPFAMMGHHEMNGSLTSPGVYAGLHISPQMSAAAAAAYGRAPMAGFDPHPHMRAPGLPASLTSISGGKPAYSFHVSADGQMQPVPFPPDALIGPGIPRHARQINTLSHGEVVCAVTISNPTRHVYTGGKGCVKIWDISQPGSKSPVSQLDCLNRDNYIRSCKLLPDGRTLIVGGEASTLTIWDLASQTPRIKAELTSSAPACYALAISPDAKVCFSCCSDGNIAVWDLHNQTLVRQFQGHTDGASCIDISHDGTKLWTGGLDNTVRSWDLREGRQLQQHDFTSQIFSLGYCPTGEWLAVGMESSNVEVLHHTKPDKYQLHLHESCVLSLKFAYCGKWFVSTGKDNLLNAWRTPYGASIFQSKESSSVLSCDISADDKYIVTGSGDKKATVYEVIY from the exons ATGTATCCACAAGGCCGGCATCCG GCACCACACCAGCCCGGGCAACCCGGGTTCAAATTCACCGTTGCAGAGTCTTGCGACAGGATCAAAGACGAATTTCAGTTCCTGCAAGCCCAGTATCACAG TCTTAAGGTGGAGTATGACAAACTGGCCAACGAGAAGACGGAGATGCAGCGTCACTATGTTATG TATTACGAAATGTCTTACGGGCTGAACATCGAAATGCACAAGCAG ACGGAGATCGCAAAACGTCTCAATGCGATTCTAGCTCAGATCATGCCTTTTCTGTCACAAgag CACCAACAGCAGGTAGCACAGGCTGTTGAGCGTGCTAAACAGGTGACAATGACCGAGCTGAATGCCATCATCGGGGTACGTGGACTTCCCAATCTGCCCCTCACC cagcagcagctccaggctcAGCACCTCTCTCACGCGGCTCACGGCCCCCCCGTccagctgcccccccacccttcGGGCCTGCAGCCCCCCGGCATGCCCCCGGTGACAGGCTCCGGATCCGGTCTCCTGGCCCTGGGCGCCCTGGGCAGCCAGGCCCACCTTCCAGTCAAGGACGAGAAGAACCACCATGAGCTGGAGCACAGAG AGCGTGAGTCGAGCACG AATAACTCGGTGTCGCCGCCCGACAGCCTGCGTGCAGCCAACGAGAAGCACCGCAGCTCCTCCGACTACAGCCTGGACTCCAAGAAACGCAAACTGGAGGAGAAGGACAGCATGAGCCGATAT GACAGTGATGGGGACAAAAGTGATGACCTGGTGGTGGACGTGTCCAACGAG GATCCCGCCACCCCTCGTGTCAGCCCCGCCCACTCCCCGCCCGAGAACGGCCTGGACAAGTCCCGCCCAGTCAAGAAGGACGCCCCCAACAGCCCCGCCTCCGTAGCCTCCTCCGGCAGCACCCCCTCCTCCAAAACCAAGGAGCACGTCCAT AACGACAAGTCCACCACACCAGGACTGAAGTCCAACACGCCCACGCCACGTAATGACGCCCCCACTCCCGGCACCAGCACCACCCCAGGGCTCCGGCCAATCCTGGGCAAGCCTCCTGGCATGGAGGCACTAG CTCCTGCTCTGCGGACCCCCCTGTCCATTGCAGGCTCCTACGCCGCCCCTTTCGCCATGATGGGGCACCACGAGATGAACGGCTCCCTGACCAGCCCGGGCGTGTACGCCGGCCTGCACATCTCCCCCCAGATGAGTGCCGCCGCCGCTGCAGCGTACGGGAGAGCCCCCATG GCGGGGTTTGATCCTCACCCCCACATGAGAGCTCCAGGCCTCCCAGCCAGCCTCACGTCCATCTCAGGCGGAAAACC GGCGTACTCCTTTCACGTCAGCGCCGACGGCCAGATGCAACCGGTGCCCTTCCCCCCGGATGCCCTGATTGGCCCGGGGATCCCGCGCCACGCCCGCCAGATCAACACTCTGAGCCACGGCGAGGTGGTGTGCGCCGTCACCATCAGCAACCCCACGCGCCACGTCTACACCGGGGGCAAGGGCTGTGTCAAGATCTGGGACATCAGCCAGCCTGGCAGCAAGAGCCCCGTGTCTCAGCTGGACTGCCTG AACAGGGATAACTACATCCGCTCCTGCAAGCTCCTGCCGGACGGCCGCACGCTGATCGTGGGAGGGGAGGCCAGCACCCTGACCATCTGGGACCTGGCCTCGCAGACGCCCCGCATCAAAGCGGAGCTGACCTCCTCCGCTCCTGCCTGCTACGCCCTCGCCATCAGCCCCGACGCCAAAGTctgcttctcctgctgcagcGACGGCAACATCGCCGTGTGGGACCTGCACAACCAGACCCTCGTCAG GCAATTCCAGGGCCACACGGACGGCGCCAGCTGCATCGATATTTCTCACGATGGCACTAAGCTGTGGACTGGGGGGCTGGACAACACCGTGCGTTCCTGGGACCTGAGGGAGGGACGGCAGTTGCAGCAGCATGACTTCACCTCCCAG ATCTTCTCTCTGGGGTACTGTCCCACGGGCGAGTGGCTGGCCGTGGGCATGGAGAGCAGCAATGTGGAGGTCCTGCACCACACCAAGCCAGACAAGTACCAGCTGCACCTGCACGAGAGCTGCGTCCTGTCACTCAAATTCGCCTACTGCG GTAAATGGTTTGTGAGCACCGGGAAGGACAATCTGCTTAATGCCTGGAGGACTCCCTACGGTGCCAGCATTTTCCAG TCGAAGGAGTCCTCGTCCGTCCTGAGCTGTGACATCTCGGCAGACGACAAGTACATCGTCACAGGCTCTGGTGACAAGAAGGCCACGGTGTATGAAGTGATCTACTAG
- the LOC118781733 gene encoding transducin-like enhancer protein 3-B isoform X2: MYPQGRHPAPHQPGQPGFKFTVAESCDRIKDEFQFLQAQYHSLKVEYDKLANEKTEMQRHYVMYYEMSYGLNIEMHKQTEIAKRLNAILAQIMPFLSQEHQQQVAQAVERAKQVTMTELNAIIGVRGLPNLPLTQQLQAQHLSHAAHGPPVQLPPHPSGLQPPGMPPVTGSGSGLLALGALGSQAHLPVKDEKNHHELEHRERESSTNNSVSPPDSLRAANEKHRSSSDYSLDSKKRKLEEKDSMSRYDSDGDKSDDLVVDVSNEDPATPRVSPAHSPPENGLDKSRPVKKDAPNSPASVASSGSTPSSKTKEHVHNDKSTTPGLKSNTPTPRNDAPTPGTSTTPGLRPILGKPPGMEALAPALRTPLSIAGSYAAPFAMMGHHEMNGSLTSPGVYAGLHISPQMSAAAAAAYGRAPMAGFDPHPHMRAPGLPASLTSISGGKPAYSFHVSADGQMQPVPFPPDALIGPGIPRHARQINTLSHGEVVCAVTISNPTRHVYTGGKGCVKIWDISQPGSKSPVSQLDCLNRDNYIRSCKLLPDGRTLIVGGEASTLTIWDLASQTPRIKAELTSSAPACYALAISPDAKVCFSCCSDGNIAVWDLHNQTLVRQFQGHTDGASCIDISHDGTKLWTGGLDNTVRSWDLREGRQLQQHDFTSQIFSLGYCPTGEWLAVGMESSNVEVLHHTKPDKYQLHLHESCVLSLKFAYCGKWFVSTGKDNLLNAWRTPYGASIFQSKESSSVLSCDISADDKYIVTGSGDKKATVYEVIY, translated from the exons ATGTATCCACAAGGCCGGCATCCG GCACCACACCAGCCCGGGCAACCCGGGTTCAAATTCACCGTTGCAGAGTCTTGCGACAGGATCAAAGACGAATTTCAGTTCCTGCAAGCCCAGTATCACAG TCTTAAGGTGGAGTATGACAAACTGGCCAACGAGAAGACGGAGATGCAGCGTCACTATGTTATG TATTACGAAATGTCTTACGGGCTGAACATCGAAATGCACAAGCAG ACGGAGATCGCAAAACGTCTCAATGCGATTCTAGCTCAGATCATGCCTTTTCTGTCACAAgag CACCAACAGCAGGTAGCACAGGCTGTTGAGCGTGCTAAACAGGTGACAATGACCGAGCTGAATGCCATCATCGGGGTACGTGGACTTCCCAATCTGCCCCTCACC cagcagctccaggctcAGCACCTCTCTCACGCGGCTCACGGCCCCCCCGTccagctgcccccccacccttcGGGCCTGCAGCCCCCCGGCATGCCCCCGGTGACAGGCTCCGGATCCGGTCTCCTGGCCCTGGGCGCCCTGGGCAGCCAGGCCCACCTTCCAGTCAAGGACGAGAAGAACCACCATGAGCTGGAGCACAGAG AGCGTGAGTCGAGCACG AATAACTCGGTGTCGCCGCCCGACAGCCTGCGTGCAGCCAACGAGAAGCACCGCAGCTCCTCCGACTACAGCCTGGACTCCAAGAAACGCAAACTGGAGGAGAAGGACAGCATGAGCCGATAT GACAGTGATGGGGACAAAAGTGATGACCTGGTGGTGGACGTGTCCAACGAG GATCCCGCCACCCCTCGTGTCAGCCCCGCCCACTCCCCGCCCGAGAACGGCCTGGACAAGTCCCGCCCAGTCAAGAAGGACGCCCCCAACAGCCCCGCCTCCGTAGCCTCCTCCGGCAGCACCCCCTCCTCCAAAACCAAGGAGCACGTCCAT AACGACAAGTCCACCACACCAGGACTGAAGTCCAACACGCCCACGCCACGTAATGACGCCCCCACTCCCGGCACCAGCACCACCCCAGGGCTCCGGCCAATCCTGGGCAAGCCTCCTGGCATGGAGGCACTAG CTCCTGCTCTGCGGACCCCCCTGTCCATTGCAGGCTCCTACGCCGCCCCTTTCGCCATGATGGGGCACCACGAGATGAACGGCTCCCTGACCAGCCCGGGCGTGTACGCCGGCCTGCACATCTCCCCCCAGATGAGTGCCGCCGCCGCTGCAGCGTACGGGAGAGCCCCCATG GCGGGGTTTGATCCTCACCCCCACATGAGAGCTCCAGGCCTCCCAGCCAGCCTCACGTCCATCTCAGGCGGAAAACC GGCGTACTCCTTTCACGTCAGCGCCGACGGCCAGATGCAACCGGTGCCCTTCCCCCCGGATGCCCTGATTGGCCCGGGGATCCCGCGCCACGCCCGCCAGATCAACACTCTGAGCCACGGCGAGGTGGTGTGCGCCGTCACCATCAGCAACCCCACGCGCCACGTCTACACCGGGGGCAAGGGCTGTGTCAAGATCTGGGACATCAGCCAGCCTGGCAGCAAGAGCCCCGTGTCTCAGCTGGACTGCCTG AACAGGGATAACTACATCCGCTCCTGCAAGCTCCTGCCGGACGGCCGCACGCTGATCGTGGGAGGGGAGGCCAGCACCCTGACCATCTGGGACCTGGCCTCGCAGACGCCCCGCATCAAAGCGGAGCTGACCTCCTCCGCTCCTGCCTGCTACGCCCTCGCCATCAGCCCCGACGCCAAAGTctgcttctcctgctgcagcGACGGCAACATCGCCGTGTGGGACCTGCACAACCAGACCCTCGTCAG GCAATTCCAGGGCCACACGGACGGCGCCAGCTGCATCGATATTTCTCACGATGGCACTAAGCTGTGGACTGGGGGGCTGGACAACACCGTGCGTTCCTGGGACCTGAGGGAGGGACGGCAGTTGCAGCAGCATGACTTCACCTCCCAG ATCTTCTCTCTGGGGTACTGTCCCACGGGCGAGTGGCTGGCCGTGGGCATGGAGAGCAGCAATGTGGAGGTCCTGCACCACACCAAGCCAGACAAGTACCAGCTGCACCTGCACGAGAGCTGCGTCCTGTCACTCAAATTCGCCTACTGCG GTAAATGGTTTGTGAGCACCGGGAAGGACAATCTGCTTAATGCCTGGAGGACTCCCTACGGTGCCAGCATTTTCCAG TCGAAGGAGTCCTCGTCCGTCCTGAGCTGTGACATCTCGGCAGACGACAAGTACATCGTCACAGGCTCTGGTGACAAGAAGGCCACGGTGTATGAAGTGATCTACTAG
- the LOC118781733 gene encoding transducin-like enhancer protein 3-B isoform X3 → MYPQGRHPAPHQPGQPGFKFTVAESCDRIKDEFQFLQAQYHSLKVEYDKLANEKTEMQRHYVMYYEMSYGLNIEMHKQTEIAKRLNAILAQIMPFLSQEHQQQVAQAVERAKQVTMTELNAIIGQQQLQAQHLSHAAHGPPVQLPPHPSGLQPPGMPPVTGSGSGLLALGALGSQAHLPVKDEKNHHELEHRERESSTNNSVSPPDSLRAANEKHRSSSDYSLDSKKRKLEEKDSMSRYDSDGDKSDDLVVDVSNEDPATPRVSPAHSPPENGLDKSRPVKKDAPNSPASVASSGSTPSSKTKEHVHNDKSTTPGLKSNTPTPRNDAPTPGTSTTPGLRPILGKPPGMEALAPALRTPLSIAGSYAAPFAMMGHHEMNGSLTSPGVYAGLHISPQMSAAAAAAYGRAPMAGFDPHPHMRAPGLPASLTSISGGKPAYSFHVSADGQMQPVPFPPDALIGPGIPRHARQINTLSHGEVVCAVTISNPTRHVYTGGKGCVKIWDISQPGSKSPVSQLDCLNRDNYIRSCKLLPDGRTLIVGGEASTLTIWDLASQTPRIKAELTSSAPACYALAISPDAKVCFSCCSDGNIAVWDLHNQTLVRQFQGHTDGASCIDISHDGTKLWTGGLDNTVRSWDLREGRQLQQHDFTSQIFSLGYCPTGEWLAVGMESSNVEVLHHTKPDKYQLHLHESCVLSLKFAYCGKWFVSTGKDNLLNAWRTPYGASIFQSKESSSVLSCDISADDKYIVTGSGDKKATVYEVIY, encoded by the exons ATGTATCCACAAGGCCGGCATCCG GCACCACACCAGCCCGGGCAACCCGGGTTCAAATTCACCGTTGCAGAGTCTTGCGACAGGATCAAAGACGAATTTCAGTTCCTGCAAGCCCAGTATCACAG TCTTAAGGTGGAGTATGACAAACTGGCCAACGAGAAGACGGAGATGCAGCGTCACTATGTTATG TATTACGAAATGTCTTACGGGCTGAACATCGAAATGCACAAGCAG ACGGAGATCGCAAAACGTCTCAATGCGATTCTAGCTCAGATCATGCCTTTTCTGTCACAAgag CACCAACAGCAGGTAGCACAGGCTGTTGAGCGTGCTAAACAGGTGACAATGACCGAGCTGAATGCCATCATCGGG cagcagcagctccaggctcAGCACCTCTCTCACGCGGCTCACGGCCCCCCCGTccagctgcccccccacccttcGGGCCTGCAGCCCCCCGGCATGCCCCCGGTGACAGGCTCCGGATCCGGTCTCCTGGCCCTGGGCGCCCTGGGCAGCCAGGCCCACCTTCCAGTCAAGGACGAGAAGAACCACCATGAGCTGGAGCACAGAG AGCGTGAGTCGAGCACG AATAACTCGGTGTCGCCGCCCGACAGCCTGCGTGCAGCCAACGAGAAGCACCGCAGCTCCTCCGACTACAGCCTGGACTCCAAGAAACGCAAACTGGAGGAGAAGGACAGCATGAGCCGATAT GACAGTGATGGGGACAAAAGTGATGACCTGGTGGTGGACGTGTCCAACGAG GATCCCGCCACCCCTCGTGTCAGCCCCGCCCACTCCCCGCCCGAGAACGGCCTGGACAAGTCCCGCCCAGTCAAGAAGGACGCCCCCAACAGCCCCGCCTCCGTAGCCTCCTCCGGCAGCACCCCCTCCTCCAAAACCAAGGAGCACGTCCAT AACGACAAGTCCACCACACCAGGACTGAAGTCCAACACGCCCACGCCACGTAATGACGCCCCCACTCCCGGCACCAGCACCACCCCAGGGCTCCGGCCAATCCTGGGCAAGCCTCCTGGCATGGAGGCACTAG CTCCTGCTCTGCGGACCCCCCTGTCCATTGCAGGCTCCTACGCCGCCCCTTTCGCCATGATGGGGCACCACGAGATGAACGGCTCCCTGACCAGCCCGGGCGTGTACGCCGGCCTGCACATCTCCCCCCAGATGAGTGCCGCCGCCGCTGCAGCGTACGGGAGAGCCCCCATG GCGGGGTTTGATCCTCACCCCCACATGAGAGCTCCAGGCCTCCCAGCCAGCCTCACGTCCATCTCAGGCGGAAAACC GGCGTACTCCTTTCACGTCAGCGCCGACGGCCAGATGCAACCGGTGCCCTTCCCCCCGGATGCCCTGATTGGCCCGGGGATCCCGCGCCACGCCCGCCAGATCAACACTCTGAGCCACGGCGAGGTGGTGTGCGCCGTCACCATCAGCAACCCCACGCGCCACGTCTACACCGGGGGCAAGGGCTGTGTCAAGATCTGGGACATCAGCCAGCCTGGCAGCAAGAGCCCCGTGTCTCAGCTGGACTGCCTG AACAGGGATAACTACATCCGCTCCTGCAAGCTCCTGCCGGACGGCCGCACGCTGATCGTGGGAGGGGAGGCCAGCACCCTGACCATCTGGGACCTGGCCTCGCAGACGCCCCGCATCAAAGCGGAGCTGACCTCCTCCGCTCCTGCCTGCTACGCCCTCGCCATCAGCCCCGACGCCAAAGTctgcttctcctgctgcagcGACGGCAACATCGCCGTGTGGGACCTGCACAACCAGACCCTCGTCAG GCAATTCCAGGGCCACACGGACGGCGCCAGCTGCATCGATATTTCTCACGATGGCACTAAGCTGTGGACTGGGGGGCTGGACAACACCGTGCGTTCCTGGGACCTGAGGGAGGGACGGCAGTTGCAGCAGCATGACTTCACCTCCCAG ATCTTCTCTCTGGGGTACTGTCCCACGGGCGAGTGGCTGGCCGTGGGCATGGAGAGCAGCAATGTGGAGGTCCTGCACCACACCAAGCCAGACAAGTACCAGCTGCACCTGCACGAGAGCTGCGTCCTGTCACTCAAATTCGCCTACTGCG GTAAATGGTTTGTGAGCACCGGGAAGGACAATCTGCTTAATGCCTGGAGGACTCCCTACGGTGCCAGCATTTTCCAG TCGAAGGAGTCCTCGTCCGTCCTGAGCTGTGACATCTCGGCAGACGACAAGTACATCGTCACAGGCTCTGGTGACAAGAAGGCCACGGTGTATGAAGTGATCTACTAG